From a single Aspergillus puulaauensis MK2 DNA, chromosome 2, nearly complete sequence genomic region:
- a CDS encoding synembryn (COG:S;~EggNog:ENOG410PJDY;~InterPro:IPR016024,IPR019318;~PFAM:PF10165) yields MDFRVLQGPEKLQQVTKLLDSLERDLKDKSLNSAQRTQTLLQLRQHGTSPDNAGPIYSKRGIEILSKYGVDGETTDVRHAALRCVANALLLDENMRQLFVDTGRGGKLAEMLKCDSSEHEMVISRVLFLSTYETNMSFDDLINNHSLGENVNYQIFRHSKQFPKSGRKPLPPIDELAFIDTLKLVFNVSKLFEDLAPTFSPSIPYIFKIISRIDIPLKPLDGLLGTLLNCLSTLDLENKKERSYESNPLFPTFNQNCNVDKLINILDQAVSAYDPLELETKAIPLLHTLVTIHELAPDGPRKYMQWLLLPDDNDRNRPIGQSDTLSSKLLKLSTMPYRNLKIAISELMFVLSGKDAESLTKNIGYGFAAGLLASRGMDIPKSAGEAFATNSEGLDPEVNPITGQRWDKEKEDTGPPMTQEEKEREAERLFVLFERAKANGILGVENPVTQALQEGRLEELPDSDSD; encoded by the exons ATGGATTTCCGTGTTCTTCAAGGTCCAG AGAAACTGCAACAAGTTACGAAACTTCTAGATAGCCTTGAAAGGGATCTAAAGGATAAGTCGTTGAACTCTGCAC AAAGGACCCAGACTCTCCTGCAGCTGAGGCAACATGGCACTAGTCCCGACAACGCGGGTCCCATTTATTCAAAAAGG GGGATTGAGATTTTGTCAAAATATGGCGTTGACGGAGAGACAACGGATGTTCGTCACGCCGCCCTCCGCTGCGTCGCAAATGCTCTATTGTTGGATGAGAACATGCGCCAGCTATTTGTAGACACTGGCAGAGGTGGAAAGTTGGCTGAAATGCTGAAA TGTGATTCTTCCGAACATGAGATGGTTATCAGCCGTGTACTTTTCCTTTCAACATACGAGACAAACATGAGCTTTGACGATCTTATCAATAATCACTCCCTGGGAGAAAATGTCAACTAT CAAATCTTTCGACACTCCAAGCAGTTCCCGAAATCGGGCAGAAAGCCACTACCACCAATTGATGAACTAGCATTTATCGATACTCTGAAGCTGGTATTCAATGTATCAAAACTTTTTGAGGATTTGGCACCAACCTTCTCGCCGTCGATTCCCTACATTTTCAAAATCATTAGCCGTATTGACATTCCTCTAAAGCCATTGGACGGCCTTCTTGGTACCCTTTTAAACTGCCTCTCGACTCTTGACCTTGAAAACAAAAAGGAACGGTCCTATGAGAGCAACCCACTTTTTCCTACTTTCAACCAGAACTGCAATGTCGACAAGTTGATCAATATTTTGGATCAAGCAGTGTCGGCATATGACCCGCTAGAGCTCGAAACAAAGGCCATACCACTCCTACACACTCTTGTAACAATCCACGAGCTTGCGCCGGATGGTCCTCGCAAATATATGCAGTGGCTTCTCTTGCCCGATGATAACGATAGAAATCGACCAATCGGGCAGTCCGACACGCTCTCTTCGAAACTGCTCAAGCTCTCAACAATGCCATACCGGAACCTTAAGATTGCGATTTCCGAACTGATGTTTGTACTCTCTGGAAAGGATGCCGAAAGCCTAACCAAGAATATTGGTTATGGTTTTGCTGCAGGCTTACTTGCATCCCGAGGCATGGACATTCCGAAGTCTGCTGGTGAAGCATTTGCGACGAACTCTGAAGGGCTTGATCCGGAAGTCAACCCAATCACGGGCCAAAGATGGGAcaaggaaaaagaagacaCAGGCCCGCCCATGAcccaagaagaaaaggaacgAGAGGCGGAAAGACTATTTGTGCTTTTCGAAAG GGCCAAGGCAAACGGCATTCTTGGAGTTGAAAACCCAGTCACACAAGCTCTACAAGAAGGAAGGCTCGAAGAACTACCTGACTCGGATAGCGACTGA
- the IKS1 gene encoding protein kinase IKS1 (COG:T;~EggNog:ENOG410PF9W;~InterPro:IPR000719,IPR011009,IPR008271;~PFAM:PF07714,PF00069;~TransMembrane:3 (o372-389i602-619o631-664i);~go_function: GO:0004672 - protein kinase activity [Evidence IEA];~go_function: GO:0005524 - ATP binding [Evidence IEA];~go_process: GO:0006468 - protein phosphorylation [Evidence IEA]), translating to MAEGMSVVPYSSSNDVVLRHNDSVVVFDRDSQQLVIQNAAEREDDEPQCPYCRRPLRGDNSPQDNHHAGTQPEFVNPEYFRMLRNSLPPASVESTKPLSRRYVQPVLADGRSSGSSYSHAHTGHGISSAAFTPDYFKRFFVEERVLGKGGKGVVLLVKHMLDGVSLGHYACKRVPVGDDHEWLEKVLIEVQLLQHLSHQNLVSYRHVWLENAKITTFGPSVPCAFILQQYCNAGDLHNYICGSMQTSTTPQELKERLRRRSKGGAEPPIDLREPRKLHFDEIYSFFKDITSGLRYLHASGYIHRDLKPNNCLLHNTSDGIRVLVSDFGEVQPQDGIRMSTGATGTVSYCAPEVLRREFPNGPFANFTFKSDIFSLGMILYFLCFAQLPYRNADLIHEEREDLEKLREEIMDWGGFDQRQMRPDLPEQLYTFLWRLLSVDPDLRPSADEVLGGLEVGASANEGFRTKRGSSSSSAPDMHTGSRIHPLDDTTESPFDQPASPKRSFSRSPAAVRRNSVYDSNGSVGDLTPVIEDVDRAAERRGSLSPERDLIVRPRFSNTPSVSPPRNETRQVGPTNNETPIRLLPPPPSRTSPARRLSRWRPPLFAIQLALFLVKIAMTLQPCTPLAVDPWVLYFLILVAGVNLRTSSVGVQVASLVLHLLVVVLSLKLDILCARPGSTDETVFRNEL from the exons ATGGCTGAGGGCATGTCTGTTGTTCCGTATAGCTCATCAAATGACGTTGTGCT ACGCCATAACGACTCCGTTGTTGTTTTCGATCGCGATTCGCAGCAGCTAGTTATTCAAAATGCGGCCGAACGCGAAGATGACGAACCCCAGTGTCCGTACTGTCGCCGCCCGCTGCGGGGAGATAACTCTCCTCAAGACAACCATCATGCCGGAACCCAACCGGAATTCGTCAATCCGGAATACTTTCGCATGCTCCGTAATAgccttcctcctgcttcggTAGAGTCGACCAAACCCCTGTCGCGACGCTACGTTCAGCCTGTACTTGCGGATGGCCGTTCGAGCGGATCCAGCTACTCTCACGCACATACCGGCCACGGAATTTCGTCAGCAGCATTCACACCGGACTACTTTAAAAGGTTTTTTGTGGAAGAGAGGGTACTGGGAAAAGGTGGCAAAGGCGTGGTGTTGTTAGTGAAGCATATGCTGGACGGCGTCTCTCTTGGGCATTACGCCTGTAAACGAGTGCCCGTCGGGGATGATCACGAGTGGCTTGAAAAGGTTTTGATCGAAGTCCAACTGCTGCAACACCTTTCTCACCAAAATCTTGTCTCTTACAGGCATGTTTGGCTCGAGAATGCAAAAATCACCACCTTCGGGCCAAGTGTTCCTTGCGCATTCATTCTCCAACAATATTGCAACGCGGGCGATCTGCACAACTATATTTGTGGCTCCATGCAGACATCCACGACCCCGCAGGAATTGAAGGAGCGTCTTAGAAGGAGATCGAAAGGCGGCGCGGAACCTCCTATCGACTTGAGGGAACCTCGCAAATTACATTTCGACGAGATATACTCATTCTTCAAGGACATTACGTCAGGGCTGCGGTACCTCCATGCTAGCGGCTATATCCATCGCGATCTAAAACCCAACAACTGTCTACTGCACAATACTAGTGATGGAATTCGAGTCCTAGTTAGCGACTTCGGTGAAGTTCAACCTCAGGACGGCATTCGAATGTCTACCGGCGCGACAGGAACCGTGTCGTATTGTGCCCCGGAGGTACTGCGGCGAGAGTTTCCCAACGGTCCTTTTGCCAATTTCACGTTCAAATCGGATATATTCTCCCTCGGGATGATATTGTATTTCTTGTGCTTCGCGCAACTTCCATATCGAAACGCCGATCTTATTCACGAAGAAAGGGAGgacctcgagaagctccGTGAAGAGATAATGGATTGGGGTGGGTTTGACCAAAGACAGATGCGCCCCGACCTACCCGAGCAACTTTATACTTTTCTATGGCGTCTGCTGTCGGTGGATCCTGATCTGCGTCCATCTGCAGACGAGGTCCTCGGCGGTCTTGAAGTTGGAGCTAGTGCAAACGAGGGCTTTCGCACAAAACGCGGCAGCAGTAGCTCCTCCGCCCCTGACATGCACACTGGCTCCAGGATTCATCCTCTCGATGATACGACTGAGTCGCCATTTGACCAGCCCGCATCTCCGAAGAGGTCATTTTCGAGGAGCCCTGCCGCTGTACGGCGTAATTCAGTATACGACTCGAACGGATCTGTCGGGGACCTGACCCCCGTTATCGAAGACGTGGACCGCGCTGCAGAAAGAAGAGGCTCGCTCAGCCCGGAACGTGACCTGATTGTACGCCCGCGCTTCTCTAATACACCTTCTGTCTCCCCACCTAGGAATGAAACTCGACAGGTTGGGCCGACGAACAACGAGACTCCTATTCGACTACTACCCCCGCCACCAAGCCGGACCTCTCCTGCACGGCGCCTCTCGAGATGGCGCCCACCATTGTTTGCTATACAGCTGGCTTTGTTCCTTGTCAAGATTGCGATGACCCTACAACCCTGTACTCCGTTGGCCGTCGATCCCTGGGTGCTCTACTTTCTGATTCTGGTAGCTGGCGTCAACCTACGGACGAGCAGTGTTGGGGTGCAAGTAGCATCCCTAGTATTACATCTTCTTGTTGTTGTGCTGAGCTTGAAGTTGGATATTTTATGTGCCCGGCCTGGTTCCACAGACGAGACAGTGTTTAGGAATGAATTATGA
- a CDS encoding ABC transporter ATP-binding protein (COG:Q;~EggNog:ENOG410PGKJ;~InterPro:IPR017871,IPR027417,IPR003593,IPR039421, IPR011527,IPR003439,IPR036640;~PFAM:PF00005,PF00664;~TransMembrane:12 (i26-50o81-103i155-173o179-198i265-284o296-314i742-762o782-801i859-879o885-902i962-987o1007-1025i);~go_component: GO:0016021 - integral component of membrane [Evidence IEA];~go_function: GO:0005524 - ATP binding [Evidence IEA];~go_function: GO:0016887 - ATPase activity [Evidence IEA];~go_function: GO:0042626 - ATPase-coupled transmembrane transporter activity [Evidence IEA];~go_process: GO:0055085 - transmembrane transport [Evidence IEA]) has translation MMAYLKYLQSLIGTPRLLNFTTRKHVPTLAIATLSCFIASFTVPLFSIILGDVFNDFALLGSGDITGDALIPRVSRQCLQFLALGVLGWFFNGIYFTLFVVFGELQAANARSKLFDSLLKKEQRFFEEHEEGERTFLGCLQIQVQELQTATSNSLALVLQYIFRILVSLGVSFYTSWNLTLVILAGIPFVSLIVPYLTPKINAGIQAQQNELKTASKVVNNAVTSIDTVKCLNAQDIELKKFTGGVDNAASQYTRMARLNALQITAMRFIMFAMFVQGFWYGSYLVTSGKLSAGDVLRTFWACSAFAQAIEWLMPHLMILEKGKVAAAALQRTLNDGLEATSSREMQGALYPSHCDGIIEVKKLSFAYPSQPDRLSLDSSSFLFPAGGTTFVIGKSGSGKSTLGQLLTRFYLPTSGEILIDGYPIQTLGINWIRNNVTYVEQRSILFNESIFKNIAFGSRDHENIRERDMEESISLAMLASMVGNLPHGIDTFVGEGGNALSGGQKQRVAIARARLRDSPVLILDEPTSALDGTNRVQIMNSIRKWREGKTTIIITHDMSHIKENDFVYVMDSGSVVQAGYKEELKEDPKLGAFFHEDEDQEDDYSETDNNDGDISVTSSWSSDDFYSPPPLPPKDSYMTYPGNLRDDLRSSLWRSDQIEASLRKDPFVSHNEIEMDDLSMRTQSVRFDGPSRTSKLRRRLKVRRRKKPSHNETSVPQQGLEKPIRRALKSVLPNLLPRQRLFFALAIFCILAHAAATPIFSYFLAELLKTFYNKSNNSMRWALAVLGVAIGDAFTNYYMFYLLDICGQTWVDGLRKQAFRKVLDQARKWFEDERNSASQLTICLHESGEDVRTIITRFTAFVLVAVSIMAMAVVWSLAICWKQTLVALSCGPIVFAITRGFETTNGIWDRRCIATRAAASDVFLETFSEIRTVRSLTLERYFHLKHLKAAAQCLKMGLRKAIYTGLLFGLVESSNVFVTALIFYYGATLVRYNEFTVDDITTVNSVLLFSLAYASTVMTWIPQISNSREMSRRLFRIVDLPDASSHEHAGVLQISKAAPVQINHLSFRYPSRPGASVLRNVSLTISEGSCTAIVGRSGSGKSTIAFLLLSLYEIPSSLKTSIFLAGTNIRQIRTRSLRSLVSIVPQQPTIFPGTIQENISYGLDQVSEQSNIFNVRTAARAAGVDDFISSLPGGYQTVIGDGGVGLSGGQAQRIVIARALVRRPQILILDEATSALDPDSAATIKTTVRRLVAAKTGLTVIVITHAKEMMEMADDVVVLEDGRVVEQGPYRGLLRRSGGRLRALIEHPEPDNT, from the exons ATGATGGcttatctaaaatatttacaAAGCCTCATCGGGACTCCGAGACTTCTCAACTTCACAACAAGGAAACATGTCCCAACCCTAGCGATAGCCACTCTTTCCTGCTTCATCGCCAGTTTTACCGTGCCGTTGTTTTCCATCATTCTGGGCGATGTATTCAACGACTTTGCTCTTCTCGGATCCGGAGATATCACTGGCGATGCGCTAATCCCGAGAGTTTCGCGTCAATGCTTGCAGTTTCTGGCCTTAGGTGTGCTCGGATGGTTCTTCAATGGGATTTACTTCACGCTTTTCGTCGTTTTTGGCGAACTGCAAGCTGCCAATGCTCGCAGTAAACTATTCGATAGTCTACTGAAGAAGGAACAGCGTTTTTTCGAAGAGCATGAAGAAGGAGAGCGGACTTTTTTAGGCTGCCTTCAAAT TCAGGTGCAGGAACTCCAAACAGCAACATCAAACTCTCTGGCGCTTGTATTGCAGTACATTTTTCGCATTCTCGTGTCTCTTGGCGTATCATTTTATACTTCGTGGAACCTTACTCTCGTTATCCTTGCCGGAATTCCATTCGTCTCGCTCATAGTTCCTTACTTGACACCCAAGATTAATGCTGGCATCCAAGCTCAACAAAATGAACTTAAGACGGCTTCCAAAGTTGTTAATAATGCGGTTACATCTATTGACACCGTGAAGTGTCTCAATGCACAAGATATTGAGCTGAAGAAGTTCACCGGCGGCGTGGACAATGCTGCGTCGCAGTATACCAGGATGGCACGTCTTAACGCGCTTCAAATAACCGCCATGCGGTTCATAATGTTCGCCATGTTTGTACAAGGCTTCTGGTACGGAAGTTATCTTGTGACATCGGGCAAGCTTTCAGCCGGTGATGTACTGAGAACGTTCTGGGCCTGCTCTGCATTCGCCCAGGCTATTGAGTGGTTGATGCCGCATCTCATGATTTTGGAGAAAGGCaaggttgctgctgccgccttACAACGCACGTTAAATGATGGGCTGGAAGCTACATCTTCGCGGGAGATGCAGGGGGCGCTGTATCCAAGTCATTGTGATGGCATCATCGAGGTGAAAAAG CTATCATTCGCATACCCTTCCCAGCCAGACCGACTCAGTCTAGACTCCTCGAGCTTTCTATTCCCCGCTGGAGGGACAACATTCGTCATTGGAAAAAGCGGCTCCGGCAAGAGTACACTTGGACAATTACTGACTCGGTTCTATCTACCAACGTCAGGCGAGATATTAATTGATGGGTATCCTATACAGACTCTGGGTATCAACTGGATTCGGAACAACGTCACGTACGTCGAACAGCGAAGCATCCTATTCAACGAATCTATATTCAAAAACATTGCTTTTGGCAGCCGTGACCATGAGAATATTCGCGAAAGGGACATGGAGGAATCTATAAGTCTCGCGATGCTAGCTAGCATGGTTGGAAATCTTCCACATGGAATTGACACTTtcgttggcgaaggaggtAACGCGCTTAGTGGAGGCCAGAAGCAGAGAGTTGCCATTGCAAGAGCCCGGTTGCGGGATTCTCCTGTCCTTATATTAGACGAGCCTACAAGTGCTTTGGATGGAACAAATCGGGTCCAGATCATGAACTCCATTCGCAAATGGCGTGAGGGCAAGACCactatcatcatcactcaTGACATGTCTCATATCAAGGAGAACGATTTCGTTTATGTCATGGACAGTGGTTCTGTCGTTCAGGCCGGGTATAAAGAAGAGCTCAAAGAAGACCCGAAGTTGGGTGCCTTTTTtcatgaagatgaggacCAGGAGGACGACTATTCCGAGACGGATAACAATGATGGCGACATTTCCGTTACATCGTCGTGGTCCTCGGATGACTTTTACAGCCCCCCCCCGCTACCTCCAAAGGACTCATACATGACTTACCCTGGCAACCTCCGGGATGATCTAAGAAGCTCGCTATGGAGGAGTGATCAAATTGAGGCCTCCCTCAGAAAAGACCCATTTGTCAGCCACAATGAAATCGAAATGGATGACCTCAGTATGAGGACTCAAAGTGTTCGTTTCGATGGCCcttccagaacctccaaATTGCGCCGCCGGCTCAAGGTACGTCGGCGAAAAAAGCCCTCACACAATGAAACGAGTGTTCCCCAGCAAGGCCTTGAGAAACCTATACGAAGGGCATTGAAGTCGGTCTTACCAAATTTACTACCCAGACAGCGTCTGTTTTTTGCTCTCGCAATTTTCTGCATCCTGGCTCATGCCGCAGCAACTCCGATATTCTCTTACTTCCTCGCGGAACTCCTCAAGACATTCTATAACAAAAGCAACAATAGCATGAGGTGGGCTCTAGCTGTCCTCGGAGTGGCAATCGGCGATGCATTCACAAACTATTATATGTTTTATCTCCTGGACATCTGCGGCCAAACCTGGGTCGATGGCCTTCGGAAACAAGCGTTCCGCAAAGTCCTAGACCAGGCTCGAAAGTGGTTCGAAGACGAAAGGAACAGCGCCTCACAACTAACCATTTGTCTTCATGAAAGTGGGGAAGATGTTCGTACCATAATCACCCGTTTCACTGCGTTCGTTCTAGTTGCTGTTTCCATCATGGCAATGGCCGTTGTCTGGAGCCTTGCGATTTGCTGGAAACAGACCTTGGTTGCGCTGTCGTGTGGACCGATTGTCTTTGCCATTACGAGAGGGTTTGAGACGACAAATGGTATATGGGATCGGCGATGCATTGCTACTAGGGCCGCAGCCTCGGATGTCTTTCTAGAAACTTTTTCAGAAATACGCACGGTGAGGAGCTTGACATTGGAACGTTACTTCCATCTTAAGCATTTAAAGGCTGCAGCCCAGTGTCTAAAGATGGGGTTGAGGAAGGCGATATATACAGGATTGCTCTTTGGTCTAGTAGAGTCTTCCAATGTGTTCGTCACTG CACTGATCTTCTACTATGGTGCAACTCTAGTCAGGTACAATGAATTTACAGTGGACGATATTACTACTGTAAACTCGGTTCTTCTCTTCAGCCTGGCATACGCCAGCACAGTCATGACTTGGA TACCCCAAATAAGCAACTCTAGAGAAATGTCTCGGCGACTCTTTCGGATCGTCGACCTTCCAGACGCTTCATCCCATGAGCACGCGGGTGTGCTCCAAATAAGCAAGGCAGCCCCAGTCCAAATCAACCATCTCAGCTTCCGATACCCATCTCGCCCAGGCGCATCCGTCCTGCGAAACGTCTCCCTCACCATCTCAGAAGGTTCCTGCACCGCGATAGTTGGACGCTCCGGGTCTGGGAAGTCAACTATCGCCTTCTTGCTTTTGTCTCTCTACGAAATTCCTTCCTCTTTAAAGACAAGCATATTCCTCGCTGGTACCAATATCCGCCAAATCCGCACACGCTCCCTACGCTCCCTCGTCTCCATTGTTCCCCAACAGCCAACTATATTCCCCGGCACAATCCAAGAGAATATCAGCTACGGGTTAGATCAGGTTTCCGAGCAAAGCAATATCTTCAACGTCCGCACCGCAGCCCGTGCAGCCGGCGTAGACGATTTTATTTCCTCCTTACCCGGTGGCTATCAAACCGTGATTGGGGATGGGGGGGTCGGACTCTCAGGCGGACAGGCGCAGAGGATAGTTATCGCGCGTGCCCTTGTGCGCCGACCTCAGATACTTATTCTTGACGAGGCGACATCGGCCCTTGATCCAGATAGTGCGGCGACCATCAAGACGACGGTGCGGAGACTTGTTGCGGCTAAAACAGGGCTTACGGTTATCGTTATCACCCACGCAAAGGAaatgatggagatggcagatgatgttgtcgtattggaagatggaaggGTTGTTGAGCAAGGCCCATACCGCGGTCTTTTGAGACGATCAGGCGGGAGACTAAGGGCTCTCATCGAGCATCCTGAGCCTGATAACACATAA
- a CDS encoding polysaccharide biosynthesis domain-containing protein (BUSCO:EOG0926506Z;~COG:S;~EggNog:ENOG410PN7W;~InterPro:IPR023139,IPR008476,IPR021148;~PFAM:PF04669): MAGPFDPEQAQNLDDMEKQFAVKAVEHLMTYWSILEKVPGSQLRLTKIDDEIYEHFKQEFPEFDPAATINEDTMKSKEGKEKWRNWINQYEKKIHDFNFGTMLRANPKTEYEKENTIFAMRMQFYAVEISRNRAGLNDWVYEQAQAQKNASS; this comes from the exons ATGGCCGGCCCATTCGATCCAGAGCAGGCGCAGAACCTGGATGAT ATGGAGAAGCAGTTCGCCGTCAAGG CCGTCGAACACCTCATGACATACTGGTCGATCCTTGAGAAGGTCCCCGGCTCGCAGTTGCGCTTGACAAAGATCGACGATGAGATCTATGAACACTTCAAGCAAGAATTCCCGGAATTCGACCCGGCCGCGACAATCAACGAGGATACTATGAAGAgcaaggagggcaaggagAAGTGGCGCAATTGGATCAACCAgtacgagaagaagatccacgATTTCAACTTCGGGACGATGCTTCGCGCGAACCCCAAGACTGAGTATGAGAAGGAAAACACAATTTTCG CAATGCGCATGCAGTTTTACGCCGTTGAGATCTCGAG AAACCGTGCTGGTCTCAATGACTGGGTGTACGAgcaggcacaggcacagaAAAACGCCAGCTCATAA
- a CDS encoding dienelactone hydrolase family protein (COG:S;~EggNog:ENOG410PP8S;~InterPro:IPR002925,IPR029058;~PFAM:PF01738;~go_function: GO:0016787 - hydrolase activity [Evidence IEA]) encodes MSCPDCFSGHVRDDVPKGHVTTLHGLETYVAEPNVPADQVKGIVVIIPDAFGWEFVNNRILADHYADMGKFRVYLPDFMKGTAAPVWSIDTLRAVFKTGSLWDWVSKPYHIANIIYAVLPFIITNRPAKSYPVVESFFTSLRQSSEGHLSIGAAGFCWGGKHTVLLAHGAATTVNGAKKNLIDAGFTGHPSLLAIPEDIEKITIPVSFALAELDNNVKADKIEEVKKVMEGKEGEVKVYLGAGHGFCVRADMAVEDSSRQAVESEEQAIDFFNKRFSS; translated from the exons ATGTCCTGCCCAGACTGCTTCTCTGGCCATGTCCGCGACGACGTCCCCAAAGGTCACGTCACGACTCTCCACGGGCTAGAGACTTATGTTGCAGAGCCCAATGTTCCAGCAGACCAGGTTAAAGGCATTGTGGTCATAATCCCGGATGCCTTTGGATGGGAGTTCGTCAATAACCGAATCCTGGCGGATCATTATGCCGACATGGGCAAGTTTAGGGTTTACTTGCCGGATTTTATGAAAG GAACGGCGGCACCAGTTTGGAGCATTGATACGCTCCGCGCGGTATTCAAGACGGGCAGTTTGTGGGACTGGGTGTCGAAACC GTACCACATCGCCAACATAATCTATGCCGTCTTGCCATTCATTATCACCAACCGGCCCGCAAAATCCTATCCGGTAGTAGAATCCTTCTTCACATCTCTCCGCCAATCCTCAGAAGGACATCTCTCTATCGGTGCGGCGGGATTCTGCTGGGGCGGAAAACACACCGTCCTACTTGCCCACGGGGCAGCTACGACCGTAAACGGCGCGAAGAAGAACCTGATTGATGCTGGATTCACGGGTCATCCTAGTCTGTTGGCGATTCCCGAGGATATCGAAAAGATTACAATCCCCGTGAGCTTTGCGCTGGCGGAGTTGGATAATAATGTCAAAGCGGACAAAAttgaggaggtgaagaaggttaTGGAGGGGAAGGAAGGCGAGGTTAAGGTTTATTTGGGAGCGGGCCATGGGTTCTGTGTTAGGGCTGATATGGCGGTTGAGGATTCGTCGAGGCAAGCGGTTGAGTCGGAGGAACAGGCGATTGATTTCTTTAATAAGCGTTTTTCTTCGTAG